From Triticum urartu cultivar G1812 chromosome 2, Tu2.1, whole genome shotgun sequence, a single genomic window includes:
- the LOC125538352 gene encoding uncharacterized protein LOC125538352, with amino-acid sequence MGVREPVAMEIPAEEGAAARVPPRIRRRLLEGRASGGGGPASAEEIEAKLKEADHRRQQFHDWLSCKARKKPRSPSWSSQEEDYGQRLEARLQAAEQKRLSLLAKAQNRLAKLDELRQAAKNDVEMRFEKEKEELETRVESRVRQAEENRMRLLHADMQKRAALKERTERSLVQKATSESKYTERVRSAILAKRAAAEKKRLALLEAERRKARARLMHIQQAAMTVSSQREADRIKLKEHLDSKLQRAKRKRAEYLKQRGSPCSSAHADYIKHADFLSRKLARCWRSFVKSRKTTLALAQAYDALGINEKSVKSMPFEELAMLMGSPTALEATKALLDRFERRLTLCQSASSSSAENIDHLLKRLATPKRKAPPSRDGRTRVAAKRPARTSETSRLSRYSLRVVLCAYMILAHPSAVLSGDGEQEKLLMESAANFVREFELLVKTILEGPGRASRQPSLDAAESSSCQKSYDVASQSKFKTQLVNFDKAWCTYLYRFVVWKVKDARSLEGDLVRAACKLELSMMQTCKLAADGQSHNLTHDMKAIQKQVSDDQKLLREKVQHLSGDAGIERMDSALSDARSKFFEAKENGSPLAAPVANVSTPLSIDSSGKLPPTEVNMNSKTDAEGSRSVVRSLFGASGASSSTSPVNLPTENEQMVNEMLHEDGGAIAGNSNDARTIEKDFQDKVRETMEKAFWDVVTDSMRGDKPDYSQLINLVKEVRDSLHDLAPKEWKEEICENIDLEILSQVLKSGSQDTQYLGQILQYSLDMVRKLSAAAKDDEMKASHDKLLSELAASSEDNDNAISSFVIAVIKGLRFTLEEIKQLQVEVSKAYVQLMQPTIKGSAGVEYLQKAFGDRYGPPANASASLPVTLQWISASKSIVDAEWSEHLGSLSVLPAANHAQPLVTVLRAGHGAPAAVVASAGSSGLPECKGEKIDKLVRVGLLQLISGMEGLQLQSTPESFHLNFLRLRAVQGQFQEVIVMATSMLVLRQVLMSENSKISPPELETVISELFGALVKLLDNSPEAGTEEIVEAMMSASASAGSLTDAKIQARRQIVTRVLLKSLQADDVVFKKVSRAVHCAFRGVLLGGSGAKGQKLADAALRRVGAGKLADRVVKAAEVLIRVATVSEKVHGPWYKAIA; translated from the exons ATGGGGGTGAGGGAGCCCGTGGCGATGGAGATACCGGCGGAGGAGGGGGCGGCCGCGAGGGTGCCGCCGCGGATCAGGAGGAGGCTGCTCGAGGGCAGggccagcggcggcggcggcccggcCAGCGCCGAGGAAATCGAGGCCAAGCTCAAGGAGGCCGACCACCGGAGGCAG CAATTCCACGATTGGTTATCCTGCAAAGCAAGGAAGAAGCCACGGAGCCCATCGTGGTCGTCTCAAGAGGAAGATTACGGACAGCGCCTTGAAGCCAGGCTTCAGGCAGCTGAGCAGAAAAGGTTAAGCCTCTTGGCAAAGGCACAGAACCGGTTAGCCAAGTTGGATGAACTCCGACAAGCAGCGAAGAATGATGTGGAAATGCGGTttgagaaggagaaggaggaactTGAGACTAGAGTCGAGTCTCGTGTCCGACAGGCAGAGGAAAACCGTATGCGCCTTCTGCATGCAGATATGCAGAAGCGGGCCGCACTGAAGGAGAGAACAGAGAGGTCTCTCGTGCAGAAGGCGACATCTGAGAGCAAGTATACAGAGCGGGTGCGATCTGCTATCCTGGCAAAGCGTGCTGCTGCTGAGAAGAAACGGTTGGCGTTGTTAGAAGCTGAGAGGAGGAAGGCTCGTGCTCGGCTCATGCATATTCAACAAGCAGCCATGACTGTAAGCAGCCAGAGAGAAGCAGACAGGATTAAATTGAAAGAACATCTGGATAGCAAACTTCAGAGG GCCAAGAGGAAGAGAGCTGAATATTTGAAGCAGCGAGGAAGTCCGTGCAGTTCTGCTCATGCCGATTACATCAAGCATGCAGATTTTCTTTCAAGAAAGCTTGCAAG GTGCTGGAGAAGTTTTGTGAAGTCCAGGAAGACAACACTTGCCTTAGCTCAAGCTTATGATGCTTTGGGAATTAATGAAAAATCTGTGAAGTCAATGCCATTTGAGGAATTAGCTATGTTGATGGGATCTCCCACAGCTCTTGAGGCTACTAAGGCATTACTTGACCGGTTCGAGAGGCGTTTGACTCTTTGTCAGTCAGCAAGTTCATCATCTGCAGAAAATATTGACCATCTACTGAAACGCCTTGCGACTCCAAAGAGGAAGGCACCTCCGAGTAGAGACGGAAGAACAAGGGTTGCAGCAAAAAGGCCAGCAAGAACTTCTGAAACAAGCAGGTTGTCTAGATATTCACTGAGGGTGGTACTCTGTGCTTACATGATCCTGGCTCATCCTAGTGCTGTTTTAAGTGGAGATGGTGAGCAAGAGAAGCTACTCATGGAGTCAGCAGCAAACTTTGTCAGGGAGTTTGAGCTGTTAGTTAAGACAATACTCGAGGGACCAGGAAGAGCCTCAAGGCAGCCATCTCTTGATGCTGCTGAATCATCTAGTTGCCAGAAGTCTTATGATGTTGCCAGTCAAAGTAAATTCAAGACTCAGTTGGTTAATTTTGACAAAGCATGGTGCACCTATCTTTACAGATTTGTGGTGTGGAAAGTAAAAGATGCAAGATCATTGGAGGGTGATCTTGTTAGGGCTGCATGCAAGCTTGAGCTGTCAATGATGCAAACATGCAAGTTAGCTGCCGACGGGCAGTCACACAACCTCACCCATGATATGAAGGCGATTCAGAAGCAGGTTTCTGACGATCAAAAACTCCTAAGAGAGAAGGTTCAGCATTTGAGCGGTGATGCAGGCATCGAGCGTATGGACTCTGCTCTCTCCGATGCAAGATCAAAGTTCTTTGAAGCGAAGGAGAATGGAAGTCCATTGGCAGCACCTGTTGCAAACGTATCTACCCCTCTGAGCATTGATTCATCTGGAAAGCTCCCGCCTACTGAGGTCAATATGAATTCCAAAACAGATGCTGAAGGATCAAGGTCTGTTGTGCGATCCCTGTTTGGAGCTTCTGGAGCATCAAGCAGCACATCACCAGTGAATCTGCCAACAGAGAATGAGCAGATGGTCAATGAGATGCTTCATGAGGACGGTGGTGCGATTGCTGGCAATTCTAATGATGCTCGTACCATTGAGAAGGATTTCCAAGACAAAGTGAGGGAAACAATGGAGAAAGCTTTCTGGGATGTGGTTACCGACTCGATGAGAGGAGACAAACCTGACTACAGCCAACTGATCAACCTGGTAAAGGAAGTGAGGGATTCATTGCACGACTTGGCTCCCAAGGAATGGAAGGAGGAAATCTGTGAGAACATTGACCTCGAAATTCTATCCCAG GTACTCAAGTCAGGCTCCCAGGACACCCAATATCTGGGGCAGATTTTGCAGTACTCTCTGGATATGGTCAGAAAGCTGTCTGCTGCGGCAAAGGATGATGAGATGAAGGCAAGTCATGACAAATTATTGAGCGAGTTGGCTGCAAGTTCTgaagataatgataatgcaatCAGCTCATTTGTCATTGCTGTCATCAAGGGTCTGCGTTTCACTCTGGAAGAAATAAAG CAACTGCAAGTAGAAGTGAGCAAGGCATATGTTCAGCTGATGCAACCGACGATAAAAGGCTCTGCTGGAGTGGAGTACCTGCAGAAGGCTTTCGGCGATCGCTATGGACCTCCTGCCAATGCGTCAGCTTCTCTCCCTGTAACTCTGCAGTGGATTTCAGCATCAAAGAGCATCGTGGACGCAGAATGGAGCGAACATCTGGGCTCTCTTTCAGTTCTTCCAGCAGCAAATCAT GCTCAGCCCCTTGTTACAGTGCTCCGAgctggccatggagctccagcagCTGTTGTAGCTTCAGCAGGTAGTTCAGGTTTACCTGAATGCAAGGGAGAAAAGATTGACAAGCTTGTGAGGGTTGGCCTGTTGCAGCTTATTAGTGGTATGGAGGGATTACAATTGCAGTCAACTCCTGAGAGCTTCCATCTCAACTTTCTGAGATTGAGGGCCGTGCAGGGCCAATTTCAAGAAGTGATTGTGATGGCTACGAG CATGCTCGTCCTGCGTCAAGTCCTGATGAGTGAGAATTCTAAGATCTCTCCTCCGGAGCTGGAGACTGTCATCTCAGAACTCTTCGGCGCCCTGGTGAAGTTGTTGGACAACTCCCCGGAGGCAGGAACTGAAGAGATCGTGGAGGCGATGATGAGCGCGTCGGCGTCAGCCGGCTCTTTGACGGACGCCAAGATTCAGGCAAGGAGGCAGATAGTAACCCGGGTGCTCCTGAAGAGCCTCCAAGCGGACGACGTCGTCTTCAAGAAGGTCTCCCGGGCGGTCCACTGCGCCTTCCGCGGGGTCCTCCTTGGCGGCAGCGGTGCCAAGGGCCAGAAGCTGGCGGATGCAGCCCTACGCCGCGTCGGCGCGGGGAAGCTCGCCGACCGGGTGGTGAAGGCGGCTGAAGTGCTCATCAGGGTGGCCACGGTCTCGGAGAAGGTCCATGGCCCGTGGTACAAAGCGATCGCCTGA